In one Mycobacterium sp. NBC_00419 genomic region, the following are encoded:
- a CDS encoding flavin-containing monooxygenase — translation MTVNSLNQARPKQPLSGHVDVLIVGAGISGIGMAHYLVNNQPGKTFAILDGRDTIGGTWDLFKYPGIRSDSDLHTFGYEFKPWTSDNAIADAHEIVDYLYEVIDEDDLARRIYLQHMVISANFDTGTAQWTVTLAHGDQQFDVTCDWLFGATGYYDYASGYSPHFEGQEDFGGPILHPQFWPEDLDYKGKEVVVIGSGATAVTLIPAMADDTAHITMLQRSPSYVMPLPKQDPIANGLRKVLPGKLAYRVTRSVNKGRQRLIYGASKRYPKQVRRIIRALNVKALPEGYDVDTHFNPKYNPWDQRMCAVPDSDLFNAISAGKASVVTDGIVRFTSNGILLQSGRELKADIIVTATGLKLLPFGGIEVSVDGNVKNPHDSLVYKSFMLSDIPNLAFAFGYTNSSWTLKVDLVCEHLCRLMAYMDRHGYAMVVPVVDDPMIEKRPMLDFPAGYILRGVDIFPQQGTSGPWTVEMNFKADHARLRKGPVEDAALRFSTAKPVAAKPDFATA, via the coding sequence ATGACCGTCAACTCGCTCAACCAGGCCCGTCCGAAGCAGCCGCTGAGCGGTCACGTCGACGTGCTCATCGTCGGCGCCGGGATCTCGGGTATCGGTATGGCCCACTATCTGGTGAACAACCAGCCGGGCAAGACCTTCGCGATCCTCGACGGCCGCGACACGATCGGCGGCACCTGGGACCTGTTCAAGTACCCGGGTATCCGGTCGGACTCCGACCTGCACACCTTCGGCTACGAGTTCAAGCCGTGGACTTCTGACAACGCCATCGCCGACGCCCACGAGATCGTCGACTACCTCTACGAGGTCATCGACGAGGACGACCTCGCACGCCGAATTTACCTGCAGCACATGGTGATCAGTGCCAACTTCGACACCGGCACCGCGCAGTGGACGGTCACTCTCGCCCACGGCGACCAGCAGTTCGACGTCACCTGTGACTGGCTGTTCGGGGCCACCGGCTACTACGACTACGCCAGCGGATATTCGCCGCACTTCGAGGGCCAGGAGGACTTCGGAGGCCCGATCCTGCACCCCCAGTTCTGGCCGGAGGACCTCGACTACAAGGGCAAGGAGGTCGTGGTCATCGGCTCCGGCGCGACCGCGGTCACCCTCATCCCGGCCATGGCCGACGACACCGCGCACATCACGATGCTGCAGCGCTCGCCGTCATACGTCATGCCGCTGCCCAAGCAGGATCCGATCGCCAACGGCCTGCGCAAGGTGCTGCCCGGCAAGCTCGCCTACCGGGTCACCCGCAGCGTGAACAAGGGCCGCCAGCGCCTGATCTACGGTGCCAGCAAGCGCTACCCGAAGCAGGTCCGCCGCATCATCCGGGCACTGAACGTCAAGGCACTGCCAGAGGGTTACGACGTCGACACCCACTTCAATCCGAAGTACAACCCGTGGGACCAGCGGATGTGCGCGGTGCCGGATTCCGACCTGTTCAACGCGATCTCCGCAGGGAAGGCCTCGGTCGTCACCGACGGGATCGTGCGGTTCACCAGCAACGGCATCCTGCTGCAGTCCGGCCGTGAACTCAAGGCCGACATCATCGTCACCGCAACAGGTTTGAAGCTGCTGCCCTTCGGCGGCATCGAGGTCTCCGTCGACGGGAATGTCAAGAATCCGCACGACAGCCTGGTGTACAAGAGCTTCATGCTCTCCGACATCCCGAACCTCGCGTTCGCATTCGGCTACACCAACTCGTCGTGGACGCTCAAGGTGGATCTGGTCTGCGAGCACCTCTGCCGGCTGATGGCCTACATGGATCGGCACGGGTACGCCATGGTGGTGCCGGTCGTCGACGACCCGATGATCGAGAAGCGCCCGATGCTGGACTTCCCGGCCGGGTACATCCTGCGCGGGGTCGACATCTTCCCCCAGCAGGGCACCAGCGGGCCGTGGACGGTGGAGATGAACTTCAAGGCCGACCACGCCCGGTTGCGCAAGGGCCCGGTCGAGGACGCCGCGCTGCGGTTCAGCACCGCCAAGCCGGTGGCCGCCAAGCCCGACTTCGCCACGGCATGA
- a CDS encoding DUF4267 domain-containing protein, translating to MAVDRAALVAGGIRLASGLSFLVDPLRANRLWGEPNDPGPSARLLLRSMGYRDALIGGLLFSAGLRGKDTRGWFLASGGADAADLLGSAGVHRELTRGQQVIGLGGAVVGIGVGLWGATRRSGQQLNPSN from the coding sequence ATGGCTGTCGATCGCGCCGCGCTGGTCGCCGGCGGCATCCGGCTCGCGTCGGGTCTCTCGTTCCTGGTCGACCCGCTGCGCGCCAACCGGCTGTGGGGCGAACCCAATGATCCCGGCCCGTCGGCTCGGCTGCTGCTGCGCTCGATGGGCTACCGCGACGCTCTCATCGGTGGGCTGCTGTTCTCGGCGGGCCTGCGCGGCAAGGACACCCGCGGCTGGTTCCTGGCCTCCGGTGGTGCCGACGCGGCAGACCTTCTCGGCAGCGCCGGCGTGCACCGCGAGCTGACTCGCGGCCAGCAGGTCATCGGGCTCGGCGGTGCGGTCGTGGGGATCGGCGTCGGGCTGTGGGGCGCCACCCGGCGCAGCGGCCAGCAACTGAATCCCAGCAACTGA
- a CDS encoding DUF732 domain-containing protein, producing the protein MAIDGATTARTLAVAAVACAAAVGLSAAPPAQADSVAYLVNVTVRPGYNFPNADAALSYGYGLCDQIASGASFSQLVNTVKSDFNTGDEFQATYLLSQASQELCPTQIWQLRTSAAGWVPSPQ; encoded by the coding sequence ATGGCAATCGATGGTGCAACTACCGCACGGACTCTCGCTGTTGCGGCGGTCGCGTGTGCCGCAGCCGTCGGCCTGTCCGCCGCCCCGCCTGCCCAGGCCGACAGCGTGGCCTACCTGGTGAACGTGACGGTGCGGCCCGGCTACAACTTCCCCAACGCCGACGCGGCACTGTCGTACGGCTACGGCCTGTGCGACCAGATCGCCTCCGGTGCCAGCTTCAGCCAGTTGGTCAACACGGTGAAATCCGACTTCAACACCGGCGACGAATTCCAGGCGACATACCTGCTCAGCCAGGCATCCCAGGAGCTGTGCCCCACCCAGATCTGGCAGCTGCGCACGTCGGCTGCAGGCTGGGTTCCGTCACCGCAGTAG
- a CDS encoding MlaE family ABC transporter permease, producing MTLDTFVVMFRPPFAWREYLLQTWFVARVSVLPALMLTLPYSVLLVFTFNILLGEFGAADFSGTGAAVGTVNQIGPIVTVLVVSGAGATAMCADLGARTIREELDALRVMGIDPIQALVVPRVLAATTVALALSATVILTGLAGAYIFCVYIQHVSPGAFAAGLTLLTGVGDVVVSLTKATLFGLAAGLIACYKGISVGGGPAGVGNAVNETVVFTFMVLFAINVIVTAVGIQFTVS from the coding sequence ATGACCCTGGACACCTTCGTGGTGATGTTCAGGCCGCCATTCGCGTGGCGCGAGTACCTGCTGCAGACCTGGTTCGTGGCGCGGGTGTCAGTCTTGCCCGCCCTGATGCTGACACTGCCCTACTCGGTGCTGCTGGTGTTCACGTTCAACATCCTGCTCGGTGAGTTCGGCGCGGCAGACTTCTCCGGCACCGGCGCCGCGGTCGGCACGGTCAACCAGATCGGACCGATCGTCACCGTGCTCGTGGTCTCCGGAGCCGGTGCCACCGCGATGTGTGCCGACCTCGGCGCGCGCACCATCCGGGAGGAGCTCGACGCGTTGCGCGTCATGGGCATCGACCCCATCCAGGCACTTGTCGTTCCGCGCGTGCTGGCGGCGACCACTGTGGCGCTGGCCCTGTCCGCCACGGTCATCCTGACCGGTCTCGCCGGCGCCTACATCTTCTGCGTCTACATCCAGCACGTCTCACCGGGGGCGTTCGCGGCCGGCCTCACGCTGTTGACCGGGGTTGGCGATGTCGTCGTCTCCCTCACCAAGGCAACGCTTTTCGGCTTGGCCGCCGGTTTGATCGCCTGCTACAAGGGCATCTCTGTCGGCGGCGGCCCCGCCGGGGTGGGCAATGCCGTGAACGAGACCGTGGTGTTCACGTTCATGGTGCTGTTCGCGATCAACGTCATCGTGACCGCCGTCGGCATCCAGTTCACGGTGTCGTGA
- a CDS encoding TetR/AcrR family transcriptional regulator, translating to MTTASVPRRAPVQARSRQTVERILDAATTIADEEGVDAVTTRTIADRAGVSYPSLYRFFADRDAILDELMERHCAEIDSLCVAAEQTWTITSFAELFNNEIDLHVAYYRQHPSSASLWMGGRTSPTVTKHVHLRMQTLANRLHDILVGRGLIPANVDRRNMLVAVEMADRMLELSYRDNNDFDETILTIGRTALVAFGEALAGA from the coding sequence ATGACCACAGCGTCGGTTCCGCGCCGGGCACCCGTGCAGGCCCGCAGCCGTCAGACCGTGGAGCGCATCCTCGACGCCGCGACGACGATCGCCGACGAAGAAGGTGTCGACGCCGTCACCACCCGCACCATCGCCGACCGCGCAGGCGTGTCCTACCCCTCGCTGTACCGGTTCTTCGCCGACCGCGACGCCATCCTCGACGAGCTGATGGAGCGGCACTGCGCCGAGATCGACAGCCTGTGCGTGGCGGCCGAGCAGACCTGGACGATCACCTCGTTCGCCGAGCTGTTCAACAACGAGATCGACCTGCACGTCGCGTACTACCGCCAGCATCCGAGTTCGGCGAGCCTCTGGATGGGCGGCCGCACCTCCCCCACCGTGACCAAGCACGTACACCTGCGGATGCAGACGCTGGCCAACCGCCTCCACGACATCCTCGTCGGCCGCGGTCTGATCCCCGCCAACGTCGACCGGCGCAACATGCTGGTGGCCGTCGAGATGGCCGACCGCATGCTCGAGTTGTCCTACCGCGACAACAACGACTTCGACGAGACGATCCTCACCATCGGCCGCACCGCGTTGGTGGCGTTCGGCGAGGCGCTGGCCGGCGCATAG
- a CDS encoding ABC transporter permease: MSLNAPSRLHPKVANGIHELSAGWNRIGAQTRFYVKTLAAIPDAATRYNKELLRLIAQMGLGAGALAVVGGTVAIVGFLTMTTGALVAVQGYNQLASVGFEALTGFASAFFNVRLIVPGTVSVALSATIGAGATAQIGAMRINEEIDALEVIGIRSVTYLAATRVLAGVIVVIPLYCIAVMMAFLAARTGTVVIYGQGAGVYDHYFNTFLNPTDVIWSFMQSVAMTVVIMLVHTYYGYTAKGGPAGVGEAVGRAVRTSMVVAAVEIVMISLAVYGQSGNFNLAG; encoded by the coding sequence GTGAGCCTCAACGCCCCAAGCCGACTGCACCCGAAGGTGGCGAACGGTATCCACGAGCTGTCCGCCGGATGGAATCGGATCGGTGCCCAAACCCGCTTCTATGTCAAGACGCTGGCCGCCATCCCCGATGCGGCCACCAGGTACAACAAGGAACTGCTGCGGCTCATCGCGCAGATGGGTTTGGGTGCAGGTGCGTTGGCCGTGGTGGGTGGAACCGTCGCCATCGTCGGCTTCCTGACCATGACCACCGGCGCCCTGGTGGCCGTTCAGGGCTACAACCAGTTGGCCTCCGTCGGCTTCGAGGCGCTGACCGGATTCGCGTCGGCGTTCTTCAACGTCCGGCTCATCGTCCCCGGCACCGTCTCAGTGGCGTTGTCGGCGACCATCGGCGCAGGCGCCACCGCCCAGATCGGCGCGATGCGGATCAACGAGGAGATCGATGCCCTCGAGGTCATCGGAATCCGTTCCGTCACCTACCTGGCCGCGACCCGGGTCCTGGCGGGCGTCATCGTCGTCATACCGCTGTACTGCATCGCGGTCATGATGGCGTTCCTGGCCGCCCGCACCGGAACGGTCGTCATCTACGGTCAGGGTGCCGGCGTCTACGACCACTACTTCAATACCTTCCTGAACCCCACCGACGTCATCTGGTCGTTCATGCAGTCGGTGGCGATGACCGTCGTCATCATGCTGGTGCACACCTACTACGGGTACACCGCCAAGGGCGGACCGGCCGGCGTCGGTGAGGCGGTCGGGCGCGCAGTCCGCACGTCGATGGTCGTGGCCGCGGTCGAAATCGTGATGATCTCACTGGCCGTCTACGGCCAGTCCGGCAACTTCAACCTGGCGGGCTAG
- a CDS encoding alpha/beta fold hydrolase, translating to MSRPAFIEVDGRRTRVRVDGDPNRAPVLLVHGIGRSLEDWAPQHERLAQRHRVISLDVPGFGFSDRPTESITLAVLARGVGRTLDELGETRPVHVVGNSLGGAIAQQMLADEPDRVASMALINSAGFGTEVTPLLRMLTVPVLGELSVRRPSRLNAVLFERLIHADKAVATKERIDHACAVAQQPGAGTVLREAAMALGTPRGVKAQWRRELAAAVARNPKPTLIMWGTRDRVLPAHHITEAQRVYPHAEVHLLSGIGHMPQIECPGRFADRFLPFLTRAGA from the coding sequence ATGAGCAGGCCCGCCTTCATCGAGGTGGACGGCCGGCGTACCCGGGTCAGGGTCGACGGCGACCCGAACCGGGCACCGGTTCTGCTCGTCCACGGCATCGGCCGCAGCCTCGAGGACTGGGCACCGCAGCACGAGCGGCTCGCCCAGCGCCATCGGGTGATCTCCCTGGACGTACCGGGGTTCGGCTTCTCCGACCGTCCCACGGAGTCGATCACCCTTGCGGTGCTGGCCCGCGGCGTGGGGCGCACCCTCGACGAGCTCGGCGAGACCCGCCCGGTCCACGTCGTCGGCAACTCGCTGGGCGGAGCGATCGCCCAGCAGATGCTGGCCGACGAGCCGGACCGGGTAGCCAGCATGGCCCTGATCAACAGCGCCGGATTCGGCACCGAGGTCACCCCGCTGCTGCGGATGCTGACGGTGCCCGTCCTCGGCGAGCTGAGCGTCCGGCGGCCGTCCCGGCTGAATGCGGTGCTCTTTGAGCGCCTGATCCACGCCGACAAGGCGGTGGCCACCAAGGAGCGCATCGACCACGCGTGTGCCGTCGCGCAGCAACCCGGCGCGGGCACGGTGCTGCGGGAGGCCGCCATGGCGCTGGGCACTCCTCGCGGCGTCAAGGCGCAGTGGCGCCGTGAGCTGGCCGCCGCCGTCGCCCGCAACCCGAAGCCCACCCTGATCATGTGGGGCACCCGCGACCGGGTGCTGCCCGCACACCACATCACCGAGGCGCAGCGGGTCTACCCGCACGCCGAGGTGCACCTGCTCTCCGGCATCGGACACATGCCGCAAATCGAGTGCCCGGGCCGATTCGCCGACCGCTTCCTACCGTTCCTGACCCGCGCAGGTGCTTGA
- a CDS encoding M15 family metallopeptidase — MSLPAVPVLAAAAALMLAACTHPAPPSAVVPAPTTHPVTTAEQHGPVVHRVSAADLGATWHPDCPVTPDQLRRVELDYVGFDNTTHRGALVVNEAVVADVIAIFGDLERQRYPIAKMQTVDHYPKADDEASMEDNNTSAFNCRPLPSGRAWSLHAYGRAVDVNPLLNPYITKSGDLQPKTAAAYLDRNRTDPGILHPGDPAVRAFTDRGWTWGGSWHNPIDYQHFERS, encoded by the coding sequence ATGTCGTTGCCTGCGGTGCCGGTGCTGGCTGCCGCGGCGGCGCTGATGCTCGCGGCCTGTACCCACCCGGCACCGCCGTCCGCCGTCGTTCCGGCACCGACGACGCACCCCGTCACGACCGCTGAACAACACGGCCCCGTCGTGCACCGGGTCAGCGCTGCCGACCTCGGTGCCACCTGGCACCCCGACTGTCCGGTCACCCCCGATCAGTTGCGCCGCGTCGAGCTCGACTACGTCGGATTCGACAACACGACCCATCGCGGCGCACTGGTGGTCAACGAGGCCGTCGTCGCTGACGTGATCGCGATTTTCGGTGACCTTGAGCGTCAGCGCTATCCGATCGCGAAGATGCAGACCGTCGACCACTACCCGAAAGCCGACGACGAAGCGTCGATGGAGGACAACAACACCTCGGCCTTCAACTGCCGCCCGCTGCCCTCGGGCAGGGCCTGGTCGCTGCACGCCTACGGCCGGGCGGTCGATGTCAATCCGCTGCTGAACCCGTACATCACGAAATCGGGTGACCTGCAACCGAAGACCGCCGCGGCCTATCTGGACCGCAACCGCACCGACCCGGGAATCTTGCATCCCGGCGACCCGGCGGTCCGTGCTTTCACCGACCGCGGCTGGACGTGGGGCGGCAGTTGGCACAACCCGATCGACTACCAGCACTTCGAGCGGTCCTGA